A stretch of Mycobacterium sp. ITM-2016-00316 DNA encodes these proteins:
- a CDS encoding TetR/AcrR family transcriptional regulator, whose protein sequence is MGTDWLAERRTEAAAERILDAAEDLFAEHDAAAVGMNEIARAAGCSRATLYRYFENRDVLYTAYVHRETHRLFGEIGERLTGVTDPHERVIEGALAALQRVRETPSLASWFASTARPIGGEMGERSDVIRVLTEAFLASMGEQGHLEQGNVELRARWLVRVLISLLQFPGRDEADERIMLDTFVVPLVAVAPQAAQ, encoded by the coding sequence ATGGGGACCGACTGGCTGGCCGAGCGACGCACCGAGGCTGCCGCCGAACGCATCCTGGACGCCGCCGAGGACCTGTTCGCCGAGCACGATGCGGCGGCGGTGGGGATGAACGAGATCGCCCGTGCCGCGGGCTGTTCGCGGGCCACGCTCTACCGCTACTTCGAGAACCGTGATGTGCTCTACACCGCCTATGTGCACCGGGAGACCCACCGACTGTTCGGCGAGATCGGCGAGCGACTCACCGGGGTGACCGATCCGCACGAGAGGGTCATCGAAGGTGCGCTTGCCGCTCTGCAGCGGGTGCGTGAAACCCCTTCGCTCGCTTCGTGGTTCGCCAGCACCGCCCGTCCCATCGGTGGCGAGATGGGTGAGCGCTCAGATGTGATCCGAGTGCTGACCGAGGCGTTCCTCGCCTCGATGGGCGAGCAAGGCCACCTCGAACAGGGCAATGTGGAACTACGGGCGCGCTGGCTGGTGCGGGTGCTGATCTCGCTGCTGCAGTTTCCCGGCCGCGACGAGGCCGACGAACGCATCATGCTCGACACGTTCGTGGTGCCATTGGTGGCCGTCGCGCCTCAGGCCGCCCAGTAG
- a CDS encoding ABC transporter ATP-binding protein/permease, translated as MARGFQGVMMRGFGARDHEVTVLGSERLAPHCVRIRMVSPTVFEDANTDPTSWLRFWFPDPEGTDTEFQRAYTISDSDPETGRFAVDVVLHEPAGPASAWAATVEPGATIAVMVMGSKGFSVPEAVEDRPAGYLLIGDAASQPAINGIIGAVPQDIPIELYLEQHHDDDALIPLAEHPRLTVHRVPHRDAESLAAAIESRDWSNWYAWAGPEAGVLKHLRTRLRDEFGFPKQEIHAQAYWTEGRAMGSKRGEDAPETSAPKPAAEPVATSAAAAPTGTWRAQAAGRLLAPLKKKLIISGVLQALITLIELAPFVLLVELARLLLIGADSDELWNLGIAAVTLLGTGTFLTAAMALWLHRVDAHFARELRGRLLTKMSRLPLGWFTARGSGSIKQLVADDTLSLHYLITHAIPDAVAAVIAPVAVLVYLFVVDWRIALALFGPVLAYLVLMSVMSIQSGAKIAAAPRWAERMNGEAGAYLEGQPVVRIFGGAASSSFRNRLDEYIGFLVDWQRPFVGKKTLMDLVTRPTTFLWLIMIVGTPLVVGGRMDPVNLLPFLLLGTTFGARLLGIGYGLGGIQGGMLAARRVQSVLDEPELTVREGPAPGTADGTVVFSGVTFGYRPEVPVIKNVSLTLRPGTVTALVGPSGSGKSTLAALLARFHDVQRGAISVGGADIRTLSADELYRRIGFVLQETQLVHGSAAENIALAQPDADAEEITAAARDAQIHERIQRLPDGYDTVLGAGAGLSGGERQRLTIARAILADTPVLILDEATAFADPESEYLVQQALNRLTRDRTVLVIAHRLHTITHADQIIVLDDGEVAETGTHDDLLAAGGRYRALWDSGRTVTAGQEVTR; from the coding sequence ATGGCACGCGGCTTCCAGGGCGTGATGATGCGCGGTTTCGGCGCGCGTGACCACGAGGTCACCGTGCTGGGCAGCGAGCGGCTGGCGCCGCACTGCGTGCGGATCCGGATGGTCTCGCCCACGGTGTTCGAGGACGCCAACACCGACCCCACATCGTGGCTGCGCTTCTGGTTCCCCGACCCCGAGGGCACCGATACCGAATTCCAGCGGGCCTACACCATCTCGGACTCCGACCCCGAGACCGGGCGTTTCGCCGTGGACGTGGTGCTCCACGAACCGGCCGGGCCCGCGTCGGCCTGGGCGGCCACCGTCGAACCCGGTGCGACCATCGCCGTGATGGTGATGGGGTCCAAGGGATTCTCGGTACCCGAGGCCGTCGAGGACCGGCCGGCCGGCTACCTGCTCATCGGTGACGCAGCCTCCCAGCCGGCCATCAACGGCATCATCGGTGCTGTCCCGCAGGACATCCCGATCGAGCTCTACCTCGAACAGCATCACGACGATGACGCGCTGATCCCGCTCGCCGAACATCCCCGCCTCACCGTGCACCGGGTCCCGCATCGGGATGCGGAGTCGCTGGCCGCCGCCATCGAGTCCCGCGACTGGTCCAACTGGTACGCGTGGGCGGGGCCGGAAGCCGGTGTCCTCAAACACCTGCGCACCCGGTTACGGGACGAGTTCGGCTTCCCCAAGCAGGAGATCCACGCCCAGGCGTACTGGACCGAGGGCCGCGCCATGGGCAGCAAACGCGGTGAGGATGCACCGGAAACCTCAGCACCGAAGCCCGCGGCCGAGCCGGTGGCCACATCTGCGGCCGCCGCCCCGACGGGCACCTGGCGCGCGCAGGCGGCCGGCCGGCTACTGGCCCCGCTGAAGAAGAAGCTGATCATCTCCGGGGTGCTGCAAGCCCTGATCACCCTGATCGAGCTCGCACCGTTCGTGCTGCTGGTCGAACTGGCCCGGCTGCTGCTCATCGGTGCGGACTCCGATGAGTTGTGGAACCTCGGCATCGCCGCGGTCACGCTGCTGGGGACCGGGACCTTCCTGACCGCAGCGATGGCGCTCTGGCTGCACCGGGTGGACGCCCACTTCGCGCGCGAACTGCGCGGGCGGCTGCTGACCAAGATGTCCCGGCTTCCGTTGGGCTGGTTCACCGCCCGCGGGTCGGGATCGATCAAACAACTCGTCGCCGACGACACCCTGTCGCTGCACTACCTCATCACCCACGCCATCCCCGATGCGGTGGCGGCGGTCATCGCGCCGGTCGCGGTGCTGGTCTATCTGTTCGTCGTCGACTGGCGCATCGCGCTGGCGCTGTTCGGCCCGGTGCTGGCCTATCTGGTGCTGATGTCGGTCATGTCGATCCAGTCGGGCGCCAAGATCGCCGCCGCACCGCGCTGGGCGGAGCGGATGAACGGCGAAGCCGGGGCCTACCTGGAAGGCCAACCGGTGGTGCGTATCTTCGGCGGCGCCGCCTCCTCGAGCTTCCGCAACCGGCTCGACGAATACATCGGCTTCCTGGTCGACTGGCAGCGACCCTTCGTCGGCAAGAAGACCCTGATGGATCTCGTCACCCGGCCCACGACGTTCCTCTGGCTGATCATGATCGTGGGCACCCCGCTGGTGGTCGGCGGTCGGATGGATCCGGTGAACCTGCTGCCGTTCCTGTTGCTGGGCACCACCTTCGGGGCCCGGCTGCTGGGCATCGGCTATGGGCTCGGCGGTATCCAGGGCGGCATGCTGGCGGCCCGGCGGGTGCAGAGTGTGCTCGACGAACCGGAGCTGACGGTGCGCGAAGGCCCCGCACCAGGCACGGCCGACGGCACCGTCGTCTTCAGCGGTGTCACCTTCGGGTATCGCCCCGAGGTGCCCGTCATCAAGAACGTCAGCCTCACCCTGCGCCCGGGCACCGTCACCGCGCTGGTCGGTCCGTCGGGTTCGGGCAAGTCCACGCTGGCCGCACTGCTGGCCCGCTTCCACGATGTCCAACGGGGCGCGATCAGCGTCGGCGGCGCGGACATCCGCACACTGTCCGCCGACGAGCTGTACCGCCGAATCGGCTTCGTGCTGCAGGAAACTCAGCTGGTGCACGGCAGCGCCGCCGAGAACATCGCGTTGGCCCAGCCCGATGCCGACGCCGAGGAGATCACCGCGGCCGCCCGGGACGCCCAGATCCACGAACGCATCCAACGACTGCCCGACGGGTATGACACCGTGCTCGGTGCGGGCGCCGGGCTCTCCGGTGGTGAGCGTCAACGCCTCACCATCGCGCGGGCCATCCTCGCCGACACCCCGGTGCTGATCCTCGACGAGGCCACCGCCTTCGCCGACCCCGAATCGGAATACCTTGTCCAGCAGGCACTGAACCGGTTGACCAGGGACCGCACGGTGCTGGTCATCGCGCACCGGCTGCACACCATCACGCACGCGGATCAGATCATCGTGCTCGACGACGGTGAGGTCGCCGAAACCGGCACCCACGACGACCTGCTCGCGGCGGGCGGGCGGTACCGGGCGCTCTGGGACTCCGGCAGGACGGTCACCGCGGGACAGGAGGTCACCCGATGA
- a CDS encoding LppP/LprE family lipoprotein: MRAPVLAAAPILALLLAACGSSDSTVSKTPDDRPTAAAPASTTVAAPVPPPPPTATPAPDPCAVNLAAPEIARAVSALPKDPRSNQPWSPEPLAGNYNECAPLSVVIVKANTNAENANTRAVMFHLGKFIPTGVPDTYGFNDIDQTNSTGDTIALKFTGGVPGLDSVVRFRWNGNGVELIGNTG, translated from the coding sequence TTGAGAGCTCCAGTCCTGGCAGCCGCCCCCATTCTGGCCCTGCTGCTGGCGGCGTGTGGGTCCAGCGATTCCACGGTCTCCAAGACCCCGGACGACCGTCCGACTGCGGCCGCACCGGCCAGCACGACCGTCGCCGCGCCCGTGCCGCCGCCCCCGCCCACGGCGACCCCCGCACCCGATCCGTGCGCGGTGAATCTTGCCGCCCCGGAGATCGCGCGGGCGGTGTCCGCGCTGCCCAAGGACCCCCGCAGCAACCAACCGTGGAGCCCGGAACCGTTGGCGGGCAACTACAACGAGTGCGCCCCGCTGTCGGTGGTGATCGTCAAGGCCAACACCAACGCCGAAAACGCCAACACCCGCGCGGTGATGTTCCACCTCGGTAAGTTCATCCCGACCGGCGTGCCCGACACCTACGGGTTCAACGACATCGACCAGACCAACAGCACCGGTGACACCATCGCCCTGAAGTTCACCGGTGGTGTGCCCGGGCTCGACAGCGTCGTGCGGTTCCGCTGGAACGGCAACGGTGTGGAGCTGATCGGCAACACCGGCTGA
- a CDS encoding DEAD/DEAH box helicase, whose protein sequence is MTSPDEPTPAAEVTFADLQIHPAVLQAVSDVGYESPSAIQAATIPAMMAGSDVVGLAQTGTGKTAAFAIPILSKLDPNSRHTQALVLAPTRELALQVAEAFSRYGAHLSVNVLPIYGGSPYGPQLAGLKRGAQVVVGTPGRVIDHLDKGSLDLSHLDYLVLDEADEMLQMGFAEDVERILEGTPEYKQVALFSATMPPAIRKITSKYLQDAVEVKVKTKTATAENITQRFIQVDGRRKMDALTRVLEVEEFDAMIIFVRTKQATEEVAEKLRARGFSAAAINGDIAQAQRERTIANLKSGGAKGIDILVATDVAARGLDVDRITYVLNYDIPHDPESYVHRIGRTGRAGRSGTALLFVSPRERHLLKSIERISRQKLIEIELPSVDDVNAQRVAKFNDSISDALNAPGIELFRRLIEDYERDHDVPIADIAAALALESRDGEAFLMTEPPPEKRREREERAPREDGPGRKKHSTRSDLATYRIAVGKRHKVMPGAIVGAIANEGGLHRSDFGHIAIKVDHSLVELPANLPGKVYKALENTRIQGVLINLQPERSSKPRRKDS, encoded by the coding sequence ATGACGTCGCCTGATGAACCCACCCCCGCTGCCGAAGTGACCTTCGCTGACCTGCAAATTCACCCCGCGGTGCTGCAGGCCGTCTCCGACGTCGGCTACGAGTCGCCGTCGGCGATCCAGGCGGCCACCATTCCGGCCATGATGGCCGGCTCCGATGTGGTCGGCCTTGCCCAAACCGGAACGGGCAAGACCGCGGCCTTCGCGATCCCGATCCTGTCCAAACTCGACCCGAACAGCAGGCACACCCAGGCCTTGGTGCTGGCCCCCACCCGGGAGCTGGCACTGCAGGTCGCAGAGGCTTTCAGCCGTTACGGCGCGCACCTTAGTGTCAACGTGCTGCCGATCTACGGCGGCTCTCCGTACGGACCGCAGCTGGCGGGGCTCAAGCGGGGCGCGCAGGTCGTGGTCGGCACGCCCGGCCGCGTCATCGACCACCTGGACAAAGGCAGCCTCGACCTCTCGCACCTGGACTACCTGGTGCTCGATGAGGCCGACGAGATGCTGCAGATGGGCTTCGCCGAGGATGTCGAACGCATCCTTGAGGGCACTCCCGAGTACAAGCAGGTCGCGCTGTTCTCGGCGACCATGCCGCCGGCCATCCGCAAGATCACCAGCAAGTACCTGCAGGACGCCGTCGAGGTCAAGGTCAAGACCAAGACGGCGACCGCGGAGAACATCACCCAGCGCTTCATCCAGGTCGACGGCCGCCGCAAGATGGACGCGCTGACCCGGGTTCTGGAGGTCGAAGAATTCGACGCGATGATCATCTTCGTGCGCACCAAGCAGGCCACCGAGGAGGTCGCCGAGAAGCTGCGGGCGCGCGGGTTCTCCGCGGCCGCCATCAACGGTGACATCGCGCAGGCGCAGCGCGAACGGACCATCGCCAATCTCAAATCGGGCGGCGCCAAGGGCATCGACATCCTGGTGGCCACCGACGTCGCGGCCCGTGGTCTGGACGTCGACCGGATTACCTATGTGCTCAACTACGACATCCCGCACGACCCGGAGTCCTATGTGCACCGCATCGGTCGTACGGGCCGGGCGGGCCGCTCCGGCACCGCGCTGCTGTTCGTCTCCCCGCGGGAACGCCATCTGCTGAAGTCGATCGAGCGGATCAGCCGACAGAAGCTGATCGAGATCGAACTGCCCAGCGTCGACGACGTCAACGCCCAGCGGGTGGCGAAATTCAACGACTCGATCAGCGATGCGCTCAATGCGCCGGGGATCGAACTGTTCCGCAGGCTCATCGAGGACTACGAGCGCGACCACGATGTGCCGATCGCCGATATCGCGGCCGCGCTGGCGCTGGAATCGAGGGACGGCGAGGCCTTCCTGATGACCGAGCCGCCGCCGGAGAAGCGCCGCGAGCGCGAGGAACGCGCGCCACGCGAGGACGGGCCGGGGCGCAAGAAGCACAGCACCCGCAGCGATCTGGCGACCTACCGCATCGCGGTCGGCAAGCGGCACAAGGTCATGCCCGGTGCCATCGTCGGCGCCATCGCCAACGAGGGCGGCCTGCACCGCAGCGACTTCGGCCACATCGCCATCAAGGTCGATCACTCGCTGGTGGAACTGCCCGCCAACCTGCCCGGCAAGGTCTACAAAGCGCTGGAGAACACCCGCATCCAGGGCGTCCTGATCAACCTGCAACCGGAACGGAGCAGCAAGCCCCGTCGCAAGGACTCGTGA
- a CDS encoding siderophore-interacting protein, with protein MIDLKPQRGIEGVLVKLWRGGDYELTVTGRTAITPNFLRLHFAGPELLTERPIHPTMWVRGWFPDGSRSHQRGYTLVNPDPEAGTVDIDFAMHDGVATRWAREARAGDTLEVTVLGSDFAIPEPAPAGYVIVGDTASLPAINSLLEAIGDAPAQVFLESSHDDDRELPTGRADVTWVDRVDDGGALVDAVAAAAFDAPDHFGWVACDNRTTRAVARVLREDYKIPRKSVKARAYWAA; from the coding sequence ATGATCGATCTCAAGCCGCAACGCGGTATCGAAGGTGTACTGGTCAAGCTGTGGCGGGGCGGCGACTACGAACTCACGGTCACCGGCCGCACCGCGATCACCCCGAACTTTCTGCGTCTGCACTTCGCCGGGCCCGAACTGCTCACCGAGCGTCCGATCCACCCGACGATGTGGGTGCGCGGCTGGTTCCCGGACGGCTCGCGTTCGCACCAGCGGGGCTACACCCTGGTCAACCCGGATCCCGAGGCCGGCACCGTCGATATCGACTTCGCCATGCACGACGGGGTCGCGACGCGCTGGGCGCGCGAGGCGCGGGCCGGCGACACCCTGGAGGTGACGGTGCTGGGCAGCGATTTCGCCATCCCGGAACCGGCGCCGGCCGGTTACGTCATCGTCGGCGACACGGCGTCACTGCCGGCCATCAACTCCCTGCTGGAGGCCATCGGTGATGCCCCCGCCCAGGTCTTCCTGGAGTCCTCGCATGATGACGATCGCGAGTTGCCCACCGGCAGAGCCGATGTGACGTGGGTTGACCGCGTGGATGACGGCGGCGCACTGGTGGACGCGGTGGCCGCGGCGGCCTTTGATGCCCCGGACCATTTCGGCTGGGTGGCCTGTGACAACCGGACCACCCGGGCGGTCGCCCGGGTGCTGCGCGAGGACTACAAGATCCCGCGCAAATCCGTGAAGGCCCGGGCCTACTGGGCGGCCTGA
- a CDS encoding ABC transporter ATP-binding protein: MIRTLLALIPGDRRGRVRLYTALTVFSVLLRAIGVVLLVPLVAALFSDTPADAWPWLGWLTALTVTGWLIDTTTARLGFDIGFAVLDATQHDMADRLPNIKLDWLTQENIATTRQAIAATGPELVGLVVNLLTPLIGAVLLPAAIAAALLVVSVPLGLAAFAGVVILLGALWLAGRLSRTADRVAGEANSAFTERLIEFARTQQALRAARRVEPARSLVGTALQAQHGASLRLLTMQIPGQLLFSLASQLALIVFAAATTVLTVRGDLTVPEAIALIVVIARYLEPFTVLSELSGALESTRATLARIQRVLDAPTRSAGAAALTDDGAPRIAFEDVTFGYGGEPVLQNLSFALEPGTTTAVVGPSGSGKSTILGLIAGLHEPDGGRVLFGDVDLATLHPEARRAAVSVVFQQPYLFDGSLRDNILVGDPAADADTLAGATRLARVDELSARLPDGQRTAVGEAGSALSGGERQRVSIARALVKPAPVLLVDEATSALDTENEAAVVDALTADLRPRTRVIVAHRLASIRRADRVLFVEDGRIVEDGTIEDLLAADGPHHRFREFWSRQHAAADWQITV; the protein is encoded by the coding sequence ATGATTCGCACGCTGCTGGCGCTCATCCCCGGCGACCGACGCGGCCGGGTCCGGCTCTACACCGCGCTCACCGTCTTCTCGGTGCTGCTGCGCGCGATCGGGGTCGTGCTGCTGGTGCCCCTGGTGGCAGCACTTTTCAGCGACACCCCGGCCGACGCCTGGCCGTGGCTGGGCTGGCTGACCGCGCTGACCGTGACCGGCTGGCTGATCGACACCACGACCGCCCGGCTGGGTTTCGACATCGGCTTCGCGGTGCTCGACGCCACCCAGCACGATATGGCCGATCGGCTACCGAACATCAAGCTGGACTGGCTGACTCAGGAGAACATCGCCACCACCCGGCAGGCCATCGCCGCGACCGGTCCCGAACTCGTCGGCCTGGTGGTGAACCTGCTGACGCCGCTGATCGGTGCCGTCTTGCTGCCCGCGGCCATCGCGGCGGCACTGTTGGTGGTGTCGGTCCCGCTCGGGCTGGCGGCCTTCGCCGGAGTGGTGATCCTGCTCGGCGCGCTGTGGCTGGCCGGGCGGCTCAGCCGGACCGCGGACCGGGTTGCCGGGGAGGCGAACTCGGCGTTCACCGAACGCCTCATCGAGTTCGCCCGCACCCAGCAGGCGCTGCGCGCGGCGCGTCGGGTCGAGCCGGCGCGCAGCCTGGTCGGCACGGCGCTGCAGGCCCAGCACGGCGCGAGTCTGCGGCTGCTGACCATGCAGATTCCCGGTCAGCTGCTGTTCAGCCTGGCCAGCCAGCTCGCGCTGATCGTGTTCGCCGCGGCGACCACCGTGCTGACCGTGCGCGGGGATCTCACTGTCCCGGAAGCCATCGCACTGATCGTGGTGATCGCCCGCTATCTGGAACCCTTCACCGTGCTCAGCGAACTGTCCGGCGCGCTGGAATCGACCCGCGCGACACTGGCCAGGATCCAACGGGTGCTCGACGCGCCGACCCGCTCGGCAGGCGCCGCGGCGCTCACCGATGATGGCGCACCGCGGATCGCGTTCGAGGACGTCACGTTCGGCTACGGCGGTGAGCCGGTGCTGCAGAACCTCAGCTTCGCACTGGAACCCGGCACCACGACCGCCGTCGTCGGACCGTCCGGATCGGGCAAGAGCACCATCCTCGGCCTGATCGCCGGGCTGCACGAACCCGACGGGGGCCGCGTGCTGTTCGGGGACGTCGACCTGGCCACCCTGCACCCCGAGGCCCGCCGCGCCGCGGTGAGCGTGGTCTTCCAGCAGCCCTACCTGTTCGATGGGTCGTTACGCGACAACATCCTCGTCGGCGACCCGGCCGCCGATGCCGACACGCTGGCCGGCGCGACCCGGCTGGCCCGGGTCGACGAACTGTCCGCCCGGCTGCCCGACGGGCAGCGGACCGCGGTCGGAGAGGCCGGGTCCGCGCTGTCCGGCGGGGAGCGTCAGCGGGTCAGCATTGCCCGCGCGCTGGTCAAACCGGCTCCGGTGCTGCTGGTCGACGAGGCCACCAGCGCGCTGGACACCGAGAACGAAGCGGCGGTCGTGGACGCACTCACCGCCGACCTGCGTCCCCGCACCCGGGTGATCGTTGCGCACCGGCTGGCCAGCATCCGGCGCGCCGACCGGGTGTTGTTCGTCGAGGACGGTCGCATCGTCGAGGACGGCACCATCGAGGATCTGCTCGCCGCGGACGGCCCGCACCACCGGTTCCGGGAGTTCTGGAGCCGGCAGCACGCCGCGGCCGACTGGCAGATCACCGTCTGA
- a CDS encoding cytochrome P450, which translates to MTADMSHRAPAVFRLGTPESWPDPFGMYRALRDHDPVHHVPTDDPDHDYYVMSRHADIFAAARDHQTFSSAQGLTVNYGELEMIGLADNPPMVMQDPPVHTEFRKLVSRGFTPRQVESVEPKVREYVIERIEKLRANGGGDIVAELFKPLPSMVVAHYLGVPEEDRGQFDGWTDAIVAANTSEGGIGGALETLGDALGGMMAYFTALIERRRTEPADDTVSHLVAAGVGADGDIAGVLSILAFTFTMVTGGNDTTTGMLGGSVQLLHRNPEQRRMLVENPELIPDSVDEFLRLTSPVQGLARTATRDVTVAETTIPAGRRVLLLYGSGNRDERQYGPDAAELDITRKPRNILTFSHGAHHCLGAAAARMQSRVALEELLTRIPDFEVDEDNVVWAGGSYVRRPLAVPFRVI; encoded by the coding sequence ATGACAGCTGATATGTCTCATAGGGCTCCGGCCGTGTTCCGGCTCGGCACCCCCGAAAGCTGGCCGGATCCCTTCGGCATGTACCGCGCGCTGCGCGACCACGACCCGGTGCATCACGTCCCGACCGACGACCCGGACCACGACTACTACGTGATGTCCCGGCACGCCGACATCTTCGCCGCCGCGCGTGACCACCAGACCTTCTCCTCGGCGCAGGGCCTGACCGTCAACTACGGCGAGCTGGAAATGATCGGCCTGGCCGACAATCCGCCGATGGTCATGCAGGATCCGCCGGTGCACACCGAGTTCCGCAAGCTCGTCTCACGGGGGTTCACCCCCCGGCAGGTGGAATCCGTGGAACCGAAGGTCCGCGAATACGTCATCGAACGCATCGAGAAATTGCGTGCGAACGGCGGCGGGGACATCGTGGCGGAGCTGTTCAAACCGCTGCCGTCCATGGTGGTGGCGCACTATCTGGGCGTGCCCGAGGAAGACCGCGGCCAGTTCGACGGCTGGACCGACGCCATCGTGGCGGCCAATACCTCCGAGGGCGGTATCGGCGGCGCGCTGGAGACCCTCGGCGATGCGCTCGGCGGGATGATGGCCTACTTCACTGCACTCATCGAACGCCGGCGCACCGAGCCGGCCGACGACACGGTGTCGCACCTGGTGGCCGCCGGCGTGGGAGCCGACGGTGACATCGCCGGCGTGCTGTCCATCCTGGCGTTCACCTTCACCATGGTGACCGGAGGCAATGACACCACGACCGGAATGCTGGGCGGTTCGGTGCAACTGCTGCACCGCAACCCCGAACAGCGCCGCATGCTGGTCGAAAACCCGGAACTCATACCGGATTCCGTCGACGAGTTCCTGCGGCTCACCTCGCCCGTGCAGGGCCTGGCCCGCACCGCCACCCGCGATGTCACCGTCGCCGAAACCACCATCCCGGCGGGGCGCCGGGTGCTGCTGTTGTACGGCTCCGGCAATCGTGACGAACGCCAGTACGGCCCGGATGCCGCCGAACTGGACATCACCCGCAAACCGCGCAACATCCTGACGTTCAGCCACGGCGCGCATCACTGCCTGGGCGCGGCGGCCGCCCGCATGCAGTCGCGCGTCGCGCTGGAGGAACTACTCACCCGCATACCGGATTTCGAGGTCGACGAGGACAACGTCGTGTGGGCCGGCGGCAGCTATGTGCGACGCCCGCTGGCGGTGCCGTTCAGGGTGATCTGA
- a CDS encoding acyltransferase: MTAQQQAQGGLESVSTTDRVAALTGVRAVAALLVVLTHAAYTTGKYPQGYTGLALSRAEIGVPIFFVLSGFLLFRPWVKAAASGSAPPSVRRYAWHRVRRIMPAYAVTVLAAYALYHFRHAGPNPGHTWEGLLRNLSLTHIYADNYVYRFLHQGLTQMWSLAVEAAFYVALPALAWLLLVLLCRRRWRPGLLYFGLAVLFAVSPGWLVLVHTTDFLPDGARLWLPTYLAWFVGGMLLAVLEARGARAYAMVCIPLAVVSYFIASTPIAGEPTTSPALLSEAIVKTIFYAGIATLVVAPLALPGPTRAGDKGWYSRLLASRPMVFLGEISYEIFLIHLIIMELVMVEILRDPVYTGSMTALFLGTMVATVPLAWLLHRFTRVRD; encoded by the coding sequence GTGACGGCGCAACAACAAGCCCAGGGTGGTCTGGAGTCCGTCTCGACCACCGATCGGGTCGCTGCGCTCACCGGTGTCCGTGCCGTCGCCGCTCTGCTAGTGGTGCTCACCCATGCCGCGTACACCACGGGGAAGTATCCGCAGGGCTACACCGGCCTGGCGCTCTCGCGTGCCGAGATCGGTGTGCCGATCTTCTTCGTGCTCTCCGGGTTCCTGCTGTTCCGGCCCTGGGTGAAGGCCGCCGCCTCAGGTTCCGCACCGCCATCGGTGCGCCGGTACGCCTGGCACCGGGTGCGCCGGATCATGCCCGCCTACGCGGTCACCGTGCTGGCCGCCTACGCGCTGTACCACTTCCGGCATGCCGGACCGAACCCCGGACATACTTGGGAAGGGTTGCTGCGCAACCTTTCTCTGACCCATATCTACGCCGACAACTACGTCTACCGGTTCCTGCACCAGGGCCTCACCCAGATGTGGAGCCTGGCGGTCGAGGCCGCGTTCTACGTGGCCCTGCCCGCGCTGGCCTGGCTGCTGCTGGTCCTGCTGTGCCGGCGCAGGTGGCGCCCGGGGCTGCTGTACTTCGGGCTCGCCGTGCTGTTCGCGGTCAGCCCGGGCTGGCTGGTGCTGGTGCACACCACCGATTTCCTGCCCGACGGCGCGCGGCTCTGGTTGCCGACGTATCTGGCCTGGTTCGTCGGCGGGATGCTGCTGGCGGTGCTGGAGGCCAGGGGTGCACGGGCCTACGCCATGGTGTGCATCCCGCTGGCGGTGGTCAGCTATTTCATCGCCTCGACCCCGATCGCGGGGGAGCCGACCACCTCGCCGGCGTTGCTGAGCGAGGCCATCGTCAAGACGATCTTCTACGCCGGCATCGCCACCCTGGTGGTGGCGCCGCTGGCCCTGCCCGGACCCACCCGGGCCGGGGACAAGGGCTGGTATTCGCGGCTGCTGGCCAGTAGGCCCATGGTGTTCCTCGGCGAGATCTCCTATGAGATCTTCCTGATCCACCTGATCATCATGGAGCTGGTGATGGTCGAGATCCTGCGCGACCCGGTCTACACCGGATCGATGACGGCGCTGTTCCTCGGCACCATGGTGGCGACCGTTCCGCTGGCCTGGTTACTGCATCGCTTCACCCGGGTACGCGACTGA